In Paenarthrobacter sp. GOM3, a single window of DNA contains:
- a CDS encoding TetR/AcrR family transcriptional regulator: protein MTESKGALRKAALLDAAEEVLVTKGNANAAMRDFAAAAGVRIGHLQHYFPTRADLIRAVLERTLERSLQRLAETAGIELGPGAGGGLTRDDSHRLLTALLNEHSGLADVKMHLEIWALAASDEQAATALRAFYVQYRDHVQGVVRRGRPDLPEPEVEGVAAAIISLFEGAAVTRSDIAGLRTDASDQAIVRAAQWMIHGQGTA from the coding sequence ATGACCGAAAGCAAGGGCGCCCTGCGGAAAGCGGCGCTGCTGGACGCTGCTGAAGAAGTCCTGGTCACCAAGGGCAACGCCAACGCCGCGATGCGGGACTTTGCCGCTGCCGCCGGCGTACGGATCGGGCACCTACAGCACTACTTTCCTACCCGGGCCGACCTCATTCGGGCTGTCCTTGAGAGGACACTCGAGCGCTCGCTGCAGAGGCTAGCCGAGACGGCCGGAATTGAGCTCGGTCCCGGGGCAGGTGGCGGCCTGACCCGGGACGATTCCCACCGTCTTTTGACTGCGCTGCTCAACGAACATTCGGGTTTAGCTGACGTCAAGATGCACCTTGAGATCTGGGCGCTTGCCGCTTCGGATGAGCAGGCTGCCACCGCCCTCAGGGCCTTCTATGTGCAGTACAGAGATCACGTGCAAGGGGTGGTCCGGCGAGGCAGGCCCGACCTGCCGGAGCCGGAGGTGGAGGGCGTGGCCGCAGCGATCATCAGCCTTTTCGAGGGCGCTGCGGTCACACGCTCGGACATCGCAGGTCTTCGAACCGATGCCAGCGACCAAGCGATCGTTCGCGCGGCACAGTGGATGATCCACGGACAGGGAACTGCCTGA
- a CDS encoding HNH endonuclease: MEQVLGQQAGGVAIAAPVRAASAALAAGLDRGPESTVSSDLIRQLRVLEDMKSAISSLQAKIAVAFDLAQRQEQARNGIPASARGKGVAAQVALARRESPNKGSRLLGLAKALVTEMPHTMAALESGQLNEWRATLLVKETACLSVEDRAAVDAELAPDTGTFDGAGDKAITAAVKAAAYRRDARSVTERAAHAASERYVSLRPAPDTMTYLTALLPVAQGVAVFAALTRAAGTARSDGDTRSKGQVMADTLVERITGTAAGYSGIDLQLVMTDRTLLAGDSEPARLNGYGIVPAGWARELVAAETSGRDQEYYVWLRRLYTAPGTGELLATDSRARFFPPGIRRFIETRDNTCRTPYCDAPIKHLDHIIPITSTATARIPASQTPQKIP; this comes from the coding sequence ATGGAGCAGGTACTGGGACAGCAAGCGGGTGGGGTAGCTATTGCTGCGCCGGTGCGTGCTGCTTCCGCAGCGCTTGCGGCAGGCCTCGACCGTGGGCCCGAAAGCACGGTCAGTAGTGATCTGATCCGGCAGTTGCGGGTGCTGGAGGATATGAAGTCGGCCATCTCGAGTTTGCAGGCCAAGATTGCTGTGGCTTTTGATTTGGCCCAGCGTCAGGAACAAGCCCGGAACGGTATCCCGGCTTCAGCGCGGGGCAAGGGCGTTGCGGCGCAGGTGGCGTTGGCCCGGCGGGAGTCCCCGAACAAGGGCTCCCGGCTGCTGGGCCTGGCCAAGGCCTTGGTCACGGAGATGCCGCACACCATGGCCGCGCTGGAATCCGGGCAGTTGAACGAGTGGCGGGCCACGCTGCTGGTGAAGGAAACCGCGTGCTTGTCCGTGGAGGACCGGGCCGCGGTGGATGCCGAACTCGCCCCGGACACCGGGACGTTCGATGGTGCCGGGGACAAAGCCATCACCGCTGCCGTGAAAGCAGCCGCGTACCGGCGGGACGCCCGCTCGGTCACCGAACGCGCAGCGCATGCCGCGTCCGAGCGGTATGTCAGCCTCCGCCCGGCACCGGACACGATGACCTACCTGACCGCCTTGCTGCCCGTTGCCCAAGGAGTCGCAGTATTCGCGGCACTCACCCGCGCCGCCGGAACGGCCCGGTCCGATGGTGATACCCGGTCCAAGGGCCAGGTCATGGCCGACACCTTGGTCGAACGGATCACCGGGACCGCGGCCGGGTATTCGGGAATCGACCTGCAACTGGTGATGACCGACCGGACCCTCCTGGCAGGCGACAGCGAACCGGCACGGCTGAACGGGTACGGGATCGTCCCCGCGGGCTGGGCCAGGGAACTCGTAGCGGCCGAAACCTCCGGCAGAGATCAGGAGTACTACGTCTGGCTACGCCGGCTCTACACCGCCCCGGGGACCGGTGAACTGCTCGCCACCGACTCACGGGCACGCTTCTTCCCACCAGGAATACGACGATTCATCGAAACACGCGACAACACCTGCCGCACCCCCTACTGCGACGCGCCCATCAAACACCTGGACCACATCATCCCAATCACAAGCACCGCCACTGCCCGGATACCGGCCTCGCAAACCCCTCAGAAAATTCCTTAA
- a CDS encoding RNA polymerase sigma factor yields MTDALTDEALQALKGNNAELFSAVYQAYAGQVLGYLTAKGVPDPEAVTQDVFLAVLPRLDDLSGGVNGLRTFIFSVAHARMVDEHRKKLRAPDHHEFEPDRDTRESSSAEAEALDRLAPYEVMALLDHLGEDQREVLTLRIVAGLTVEQVADIMGKSAGAVKQLQRRALITLREHSAVKEYVAP; encoded by the coding sequence GTGACCGACGCATTGACCGACGAAGCGCTTCAAGCACTCAAGGGCAATAACGCGGAACTGTTCAGCGCCGTCTACCAAGCCTATGCGGGCCAGGTACTTGGCTACCTGACAGCTAAAGGCGTGCCCGATCCTGAGGCAGTCACGCAGGATGTGTTCCTGGCGGTGCTGCCTCGACTGGACGACTTGAGCGGAGGCGTCAACGGCCTGCGGACTTTCATTTTCTCGGTAGCCCACGCGCGCATGGTCGACGAGCATCGGAAGAAACTCCGGGCGCCCGATCACCACGAGTTCGAGCCTGATCGGGATACCCGCGAATCGAGTTCGGCAGAGGCGGAAGCCTTGGACCGGCTGGCGCCGTACGAGGTCATGGCGCTGTTGGACCACCTCGGCGAGGATCAACGGGAAGTCCTGACGCTGCGCATCGTGGCAGGCCTGACGGTGGAGCAGGTGGCCGACATCATGGGGAAATCCGCCGGGGCAGTGAAGCAGCTGCAACGACGGGCACTTATTACGCTCCGTGAGCACTCGGCAGTAAAGGAATACGTGGCGCCATGA
- a CDS encoding CoA-binding protein, whose product MSTAERHWEGPSAPERLSLLRQAKSIAIVGASDKPSRASYFVATYLQSSTRYKVYFVNPVVKEILGQPTYASLADLPESPDIVDVFRKHDDLPGVLDEAVAAGAKTLWLQLGSWREDVARDAEAAGLDVVMDRCVKIEHARFHGGLHLAGFDTGVISSKRQVLA is encoded by the coding sequence ATGAGCACCGCAGAACGTCACTGGGAAGGCCCGTCCGCTCCCGAGCGCTTGTCGCTCCTGCGCCAGGCCAAGTCCATCGCGATCGTTGGCGCCTCGGACAAGCCGTCCCGCGCCAGCTACTTCGTGGCCACCTACCTGCAGTCGTCCACGCGCTACAAGGTGTACTTCGTGAACCCCGTGGTCAAGGAAATCCTGGGCCAGCCGACATACGCTTCGTTGGCCGACCTACCCGAGTCCCCCGACATCGTTGACGTCTTCCGCAAGCACGACGACCTCCCCGGAGTCCTGGACGAAGCCGTCGCAGCCGGAGCCAAAACCCTTTGGCTTCAGCTGGGTTCGTGGCGTGAGGATGTTGCACGCGATGCTGAAGCCGCGGGCCTCGACGTGGTGATGGACCGCTGCGTGAAGATCGAGCACGCCCGCTTCCACGGCGGACTCCACCTCGCCGGCTTCGACACCGGAGTCATTTCTTCCAAGCGCCAGGTCCTCGCCTAA
- a CDS encoding O-acetylhomoserine aminocarboxypropyltransferase/cysteine synthase family protein, whose amino-acid sequence MADRTFGFRTRALHAGGTPDAEHGARAVPIYQTTSFVFKDTNDAANLFALQKYGNIYSRIGNPTVAAFEERIASLEGGIGAVATASGMAAEFITFAALTQSGDHIVAASQLYGGTVTQLDVSLRRFGVDTTFVPGTDPADYAAAIQENTKALFVEVVANPSSEVQDLAGLAKVAHDAGIPLVVDATLSTPYLVRPIEHGADIVIHSATKFIGGHGTTLGGVIVESGRFNWGNGKFPMMTDPVPSYGNVSWWGNFGEYGFLTKLRCEHLRDIGPALSPLSAFQLLQGVETLPQRLDEHLKNAQAVAEWLDADPRVAYVNYSGLPSHPHFERAQKYLPKGPGSVFSFGVSGGRAAGQKFIESLQLASHLANVGDSRTLVIHPGSTTHQQLSAAQLESAGVPEDLVRISVGLEDLDDILWDLDQALTEAQAAVEVPSVVGAKA is encoded by the coding sequence ATGGCTGACCGCACTTTCGGGTTCCGCACCCGCGCCCTGCACGCCGGAGGCACCCCCGACGCCGAACACGGTGCCCGCGCCGTGCCGATCTACCAGACCACGTCCTTCGTGTTCAAGGACACCAACGACGCCGCAAACCTCTTCGCCCTCCAGAAGTACGGCAACATCTATTCGCGCATCGGCAACCCCACCGTCGCCGCTTTTGAAGAGCGTATCGCCTCCCTTGAGGGCGGCATCGGGGCTGTCGCAACGGCGTCGGGCATGGCTGCCGAGTTCATCACGTTCGCTGCGCTGACCCAGTCCGGCGACCACATCGTAGCCGCGTCCCAGCTCTACGGCGGCACTGTCACCCAGCTGGATGTATCGTTGCGCCGCTTCGGTGTGGACACCACTTTCGTGCCTGGAACCGACCCGGCGGACTACGCCGCTGCCATCCAGGAAAACACCAAGGCGCTGTTCGTTGAGGTGGTGGCCAACCCGTCGTCGGAAGTCCAGGACCTTGCGGGGCTGGCCAAGGTAGCGCACGACGCCGGCATCCCACTGGTGGTCGACGCCACCTTGAGCACGCCTTACCTTGTGCGGCCGATCGAGCACGGCGCCGACATCGTGATCCACTCCGCCACCAAGTTCATCGGCGGACACGGCACCACCCTTGGCGGTGTGATCGTGGAGAGTGGCCGCTTCAACTGGGGCAACGGCAAATTCCCCATGATGACCGACCCTGTGCCGTCCTACGGAAACGTCTCCTGGTGGGGCAACTTCGGGGAATACGGCTTCCTGACCAAGCTGCGCTGCGAGCACCTCCGCGACATTGGCCCGGCGCTCTCCCCGCTCTCCGCTTTCCAGCTCCTGCAGGGTGTGGAGACACTCCCCCAGCGTTTGGACGAGCATTTGAAGAACGCGCAGGCTGTGGCGGAGTGGCTCGACGCCGATCCCCGGGTTGCCTACGTGAACTACTCTGGCCTGCCGTCCCACCCGCACTTTGAACGAGCGCAGAAGTACTTGCCCAAGGGTCCGGGCTCTGTGTTCTCCTTCGGTGTTTCCGGTGGACGCGCAGCTGGCCAGAAATTCATCGAGTCGCTGCAGCTCGCGTCCCACCTGGCCAATGTTGGGGATTCACGGACGCTTGTCATCCACCCGGGCTCCACCACCCACCAGCAGCTCAGCGCTGCACAGCTCGAGTCCGCGGGTGTACCGGAAGATCTGGTCCGGATTTCCGTGGGTTTGGAGGATCTGGATGACATCCTTTGGGACCTTGACCAGGCACTCACGGAGGCGCAAGCAGCTGTCGAAGTCCCGTCAGTAGTAGGAGCGAAAGCATGA
- the sfnG gene encoding dimethylsulfone monooxygenase SfnG: MTEISNVARLSEPLKFAYWVPNVSGGLVVSTIEQRTGWDFDYNKKLARIAENSGFEYALTQTRYAASYGADKQHEATSFSLALLAATERLKVIAAVHPGMWHPGVLAKYIITADHISDGRAAVNIVSGWLKNEFTNFGLEWLEHDERYVRTEEFINVLRGLWTEQGYSQDGKYYNITDFTLNPAPVDVPGRAHPEIFFGGNSTAAQATAGRVADWYFSNGKDLEGFKENIAGVVAAAGETKRGTEGALAAPRFGLNGFVIARESEKEARDTLREIVEKAHKPAVQGFRDAVQEAGASTKDGKGMWADSTFEDLVQYNDGFKTQLIGTPEQIAERIVEYKKIGVNLFLTGYLHFQEEIAAFGQEVLPIVRELEADLARKNGTELDLSSTPVAESVAV; the protein is encoded by the coding sequence ATGACCGAGATCAGCAACGTCGCACGACTCTCCGAGCCGCTCAAATTCGCCTACTGGGTGCCCAACGTTTCCGGCGGCCTGGTGGTGTCCACCATCGAGCAGCGCACCGGCTGGGACTTCGACTACAACAAGAAGCTCGCCCGGATCGCGGAGAACTCCGGCTTCGAATACGCCCTCACACAGACCCGCTACGCCGCGTCCTACGGGGCCGACAAGCAGCACGAAGCCACGTCCTTCAGCCTGGCCCTCCTTGCAGCCACCGAACGCCTCAAGGTCATCGCCGCCGTCCACCCGGGCATGTGGCACCCTGGCGTGCTGGCGAAGTACATCATCACGGCTGACCACATCTCCGACGGCCGGGCCGCCGTCAATATTGTCTCCGGCTGGCTCAAGAACGAGTTCACGAATTTCGGCCTCGAATGGCTGGAGCACGACGAACGCTACGTCCGCACCGAGGAATTCATCAACGTCCTCCGCGGCCTGTGGACCGAGCAGGGCTACAGCCAGGACGGCAAGTACTACAACATCACCGACTTCACCCTGAACCCGGCGCCGGTTGACGTTCCCGGCCGGGCGCACCCGGAGATCTTCTTCGGTGGAAACTCGACGGCGGCCCAGGCCACCGCTGGCCGCGTTGCCGACTGGTACTTCTCCAACGGCAAGGACCTTGAGGGTTTCAAGGAAAACATCGCCGGTGTTGTAGCTGCCGCCGGCGAGACGAAGCGCGGCACGGAGGGTGCGCTTGCTGCTCCGCGCTTCGGCCTCAACGGTTTCGTGATCGCCCGCGAATCCGAAAAGGAAGCCCGCGACACCCTCCGCGAGATCGTCGAGAAGGCACACAAGCCGGCCGTCCAGGGCTTCCGCGACGCCGTGCAGGAAGCCGGCGCGTCCACCAAGGACGGCAAGGGCATGTGGGCCGACTCCACCTTCGAGGACCTGGTCCAGTACAACGATGGTTTCAAGACCCAGCTCATCGGCACCCCGGAGCAGATCGCCGAGCGGATCGTGGAATACAAGAAGATCGGCGTGAACCTGTTCCTCACCGGCTACCTGCACTTCCAGGAAGAAATCGCCGCATTCGGCCAGGAGGTCCTGCCGATCGTGCGGGAACTCGAGGCCGACCTTGCCCGGAAGAACGGCACTGAGTTGGACCTGTCCTCCACGCCGGTCGCTGAGTCGGTGGCTGTCTGA
- the acs gene encoding acetate--CoA ligase, which yields MTSAVPTPKISHTTSDATASEAGLLDAPGSLHGSSGWSSSEPTDGAVHGADLGERARHGSFDRSFDRNGSAVGFWEEQARRLHWAAPWHTAHTSTPVDVEAGRGPEISWFDGGKLNVAYNCVDRHVLAGKGDKVALYFEGEPGDRRAITYAELQREVSKAANALLGLGITKGDRVVIYLPVIPETVIITLAVARIGAIHSLVFGGFSAEALRFRVEDTQAKLLVTTDGQFRRGIAVPVKDNADAAVARDNVIEHVLVINRTTPAGELANVAMTEGRDVWWHDVVDTASEVHEPKAFDAETPLFIMYTSGTTGKPKGLVHTSGGYLTQASWSFEYLFSNPDPALRDKDVHWCTADLAWVTAHTYEIYGPLSNGATQVIFEGTPNTPHPGRHFEIIERYKVTQYYTAPTLVRSLMGWFPDGVPDSYDFSSIRVLGTVGEAVNPEAWRWLRDNIGGGTAPMVDTWWQSETGATIMSPSPTDTSFKPGCAARALPGVSTRVVDEAGRLTGPGEQGFIVVDRPGPAIARTVWGNPRRYFDSYWSQYAEQGWFLAGDGAKYDSDGDIWILGRVDDTLNVSGHLLSTIEIESALVSHPDVVEAGVCPVADPTTGHAVVAFVVLRSGSGDREAEVAHNLRNHVAKEIGPIAKPRDVVVVADVPKTRSGKIMRRLLTQLFEGTALGDTTSLQNEPAIAGIQDVLRERALVKENS from the coding sequence ATGACTTCTGCCGTACCCACCCCCAAAATTTCACACACCACTTCGGACGCGACGGCTTCTGAAGCAGGGCTGCTTGACGCGCCCGGCTCCCTTCACGGCTCTTCGGGATGGTCCTCGAGCGAGCCCACGGACGGCGCAGTGCACGGCGCCGATCTCGGCGAGCGGGCGCGTCACGGCAGTTTTGACCGCAGTTTTGACCGGAACGGGTCAGCGGTTGGCTTCTGGGAAGAGCAGGCCCGCCGCCTGCACTGGGCAGCCCCCTGGCACACCGCGCACACCTCGACTCCTGTTGATGTTGAAGCGGGCCGGGGTCCGGAGATCTCATGGTTCGACGGCGGCAAACTGAACGTTGCGTACAACTGCGTGGACCGGCACGTGCTTGCCGGAAAGGGTGACAAGGTTGCCCTCTACTTCGAAGGCGAACCCGGTGACCGCCGGGCAATCACCTACGCGGAACTGCAACGCGAGGTGTCCAAGGCCGCGAACGCGCTGCTGGGTCTGGGCATCACAAAGGGCGACCGCGTTGTCATCTATCTCCCGGTCATTCCGGAGACCGTGATCATCACCCTGGCCGTGGCTCGCATCGGAGCGATCCACTCCCTGGTTTTTGGCGGGTTCTCAGCCGAGGCATTGCGGTTCCGGGTAGAGGACACCCAGGCGAAACTCCTGGTCACCACCGACGGTCAGTTCCGCCGCGGGATTGCCGTGCCGGTCAAGGACAACGCCGATGCCGCAGTCGCCAGGGACAACGTGATTGAGCACGTGCTGGTCATCAACCGGACCACCCCAGCCGGCGAACTCGCGAACGTGGCCATGACAGAGGGCCGGGACGTCTGGTGGCACGACGTAGTCGATACAGCCTCCGAGGTCCACGAGCCCAAGGCCTTCGACGCTGAAACTCCGCTGTTCATCATGTACACCTCCGGAACCACGGGAAAGCCGAAGGGACTGGTCCACACGTCCGGCGGCTACCTGACGCAGGCATCCTGGAGTTTCGAGTACCTGTTCAGCAACCCCGATCCTGCGCTGCGGGACAAGGACGTCCACTGGTGCACCGCGGACCTTGCATGGGTCACCGCCCACACGTACGAGATCTACGGTCCGCTGTCCAACGGAGCCACCCAGGTGATCTTCGAGGGCACGCCTAACACCCCGCACCCCGGCCGGCACTTCGAGATCATCGAACGCTACAAGGTCACCCAGTACTACACGGCACCCACACTGGTCCGCTCGCTCATGGGCTGGTTCCCGGACGGCGTGCCGGACAGCTACGATTTCTCGTCGATCCGGGTGCTGGGAACCGTGGGCGAGGCCGTGAACCCCGAGGCCTGGCGCTGGCTGCGCGACAACATCGGCGGTGGCACGGCACCCATGGTGGACACCTGGTGGCAGTCCGAAACGGGTGCCACCATCATGTCCCCCTCGCCCACGGACACTTCCTTCAAGCCGGGCTGCGCGGCTCGCGCCCTTCCCGGCGTGAGCACACGCGTGGTGGATGAGGCCGGTCGGCTTACCGGGCCCGGCGAGCAAGGCTTCATCGTGGTGGACCGTCCCGGCCCCGCCATCGCGCGGACCGTTTGGGGCAACCCGCGGCGCTACTTCGACTCCTACTGGAGCCAGTACGCCGAGCAGGGCTGGTTCCTCGCCGGCGACGGCGCCAAATACGATTCCGACGGCGACATTTGGATCCTTGGGCGCGTGGACGACACCCTCAATGTCTCAGGACATCTGCTGTCCACCATTGAGATCGAGTCCGCGCTGGTCTCGCACCCGGACGTGGTGGAAGCCGGGGTCTGTCCCGTGGCCGATCCCACCACGGGGCACGCCGTTGTCGCGTTCGTCGTACTCCGAAGCGGCTCGGGTGACCGTGAAGCGGAAGTCGCCCACAACCTGCGCAACCACGTTGCCAAGGAGATCGGCCCCATCGCCAAGCCGCGCGACGTCGTCGTGGTGGCAGACGTACCCAAGACCCGCAGCGGCAAGATCATGCGCCGGCTGTTGACCCAACTCTTTGAGGGGACCGCCTTGGGCGACACCACCTCACTCCAAAACGAACCGGCAATCGCCGGAATCCAGGACGTCCTGCGCGAGCGGGCCCTAGTGAAGGAAAATTCATGA
- a CDS encoding CoA-binding protein, translated as MMHVNDPAVVERLMRTKGTWAIVGLSTNQWRSAYDVSLYVRDTMGMEIIPINLKGEDVHGEKGYKSLADIPQAKHPIDVVDCFVNSQRVGAVIDQAIAIGAKAVWLQLGVFDDEATQRAREAGLEVVVNSCPAREGWHYGL; from the coding sequence ATGATGCATGTCAACGATCCAGCCGTCGTGGAGCGGTTGATGCGAACAAAGGGCACGTGGGCCATTGTGGGTTTGAGTACCAACCAGTGGCGCTCCGCCTACGATGTTTCGCTCTACGTCCGGGACACGATGGGCATGGAGATCATCCCCATCAACCTCAAGGGCGAGGACGTGCATGGTGAAAAGGGGTACAAGTCCTTGGCTGATATTCCGCAGGCCAAGCACCCCATCGACGTGGTGGATTGCTTCGTGAACTCGCAACGCGTGGGGGCCGTGATCGACCAGGCGATTGCGATCGGCGCCAAGGCCGTTTGGCTGCAACTGGGCGTCTTTGATGACGAGGCCACGCAACGCGCCAGGGAAGCAGGACTCGAAGTGGTAGTGAACTCCTGCCCGGCGCGTGAAGGCTGGCATTACGGCCTATGA
- a CDS encoding polysaccharide deacetylase family protein, with product MPFSLPSRRALLGVVGASVVAGLTACTPAEGAESTTTALTPDAALGSPEAPAATVTPTPTPTPTLTATKRIRRSFIPDYQLPPIVGGLAPVITKIPTKHPIVFLTIDDGNIKTLESVKLMAEYDYPASLFLTRNTIADNPAFFNAFKAQGSLVENHTVTHNINMVRQWGYQQQLDDIVGMQEYAVQQYGRKPTLFRPPGGAYSNAMRQAVAAAGLKAVVTWEAKANAGKMDYQVGNSLRPGDIVLMHFRAEFAADLAAFRAAQLAAGLEVVLLEDFLGVA from the coding sequence ATGCCTTTTTCCTTGCCCAGCAGGCGGGCCCTCCTCGGTGTTGTGGGCGCCTCGGTGGTGGCCGGGCTCACGGCTTGCACTCCCGCTGAAGGGGCAGAAAGTACGACGACGGCGCTGACGCCGGATGCCGCCCTCGGCTCGCCCGAGGCCCCGGCTGCTACGGTCACCCCGACCCCGACCCCGACGCCAACTCTTACGGCGACGAAGCGAATCCGCCGGAGTTTCATCCCGGACTACCAGTTGCCGCCGATCGTTGGCGGACTCGCGCCGGTTATCACCAAGATCCCCACCAAGCACCCGATCGTGTTCCTGACCATCGATGACGGGAACATCAAGACACTCGAATCCGTGAAGCTCATGGCGGAGTACGACTACCCTGCCTCACTGTTCCTCACCAGGAACACCATTGCGGACAACCCGGCGTTCTTCAACGCCTTCAAGGCCCAGGGCAGCCTGGTGGAAAACCACACAGTGACACACAACATCAACATGGTGCGGCAGTGGGGCTATCAGCAGCAGCTGGACGACATAGTGGGGATGCAGGAGTATGCGGTTCAACAGTATGGCCGCAAGCCCACATTGTTCCGCCCGCCCGGCGGTGCTTACTCAAACGCGATGCGGCAGGCCGTGGCAGCTGCGGGCCTGAAAGCGGTGGTTACTTGGGAGGCAAAGGCAAACGCCGGAAAGATGGACTACCAAGTAGGGAATTCGTTGCGCCCCGGTGACATTGTCCTAATGCATTTCCGGGCCGAGTTTGCTGCAGACCTTGCTGCGTTCCGCGCTGCCCAGCTGGCGGCAGGGCTGGAAGTGGTGCTGCTGGAGGATTTCTTGGGCGTGGCTTAG
- a CDS encoding MmcQ/YjbR family DNA-binding protein, with protein MDVSGLREICLGFPGAFEDFPFGPETSVFKVRAAVAGGARHEAKMFALSAMDPGNWSVSLKCEPALAEQLRAAHPEITGAWHMNKTHWNGVRLDGALPDDMVRDMVEDSYDLVVATLSRKQQEQLGWARLAAPRGK; from the coding sequence ATGGATGTTTCCGGCTTGCGCGAGATTTGCCTGGGCTTCCCGGGCGCCTTCGAAGACTTTCCCTTCGGTCCGGAGACATCTGTCTTCAAGGTCCGGGCGGCTGTGGCCGGCGGTGCACGGCACGAGGCCAAAATGTTCGCACTCTCCGCGATGGACCCGGGCAACTGGTCTGTCAGCCTCAAATGCGAGCCGGCGCTGGCCGAGCAGCTTCGGGCTGCCCATCCGGAAATCACCGGTGCCTGGCACATGAATAAGACCCACTGGAATGGCGTTCGGCTGGATGGCGCACTGCCGGACGACATGGTCAGGGACATGGTGGAGGACTCCTACGACCTGGTGGTGGCCACCCTCAGCCGCAAGCAACAGGAACAACTTGGGTGGGCCAGGCTGGCCGCTCCGCGCGGGAAGTAA
- the ngcE gene encoding N-acetylglucosamine/diacetylchitobiose ABC transporter substrate-binding protein — MNVQHQSVGRRGFLRGALAAAVLVPMGGTIASCAAGGGGTSAGPTGTVSDTNPFGMADKATLDAVIFKGGYGIDYVEFAGKLFEKNHSGSTAKIAPSTDIAQELQPRFVGGNPPDLIDNSGAKAIGFSTILGQLEDLTPLVEAKNLEGKVIKDTLYTGVLAPGTFDGKLAALNYVLTVYAVWYSDSLLKENGWTVPKTWDEMYTLGEQAKAKGKYLFVWGKEAATYYQELAIASAIKEGGDEVRLALENLKADCWSHPAIQSVFTALDKIVKAGFFKPGGSGTQFTAAQAQWSNAQEAVFYPSGSWIENEMKDQTKAGFNMMGTPAPSVSASPKMPQTALHSAAGEPFIVPSQGKNAAGGKELLRIMLSKEAATNFAKTKLAPTIVKDTVPADGFGSTALVSQTKMLSDAGENIYTWNFIDLYGTNKDQLVVWNTFLDGKSDVATLTSALQNITDKVRNDSSVKKIEVK; from the coding sequence ATGAACGTTCAGCACCAGTCCGTTGGTCGCCGTGGATTCCTGCGCGGAGCACTCGCCGCAGCTGTCCTCGTTCCTATGGGGGGAACCATTGCTTCCTGTGCTGCGGGCGGCGGTGGAACATCCGCCGGTCCTACAGGAACGGTCTCAGACACCAACCCGTTCGGCATGGCTGACAAGGCCACCCTGGACGCCGTCATCTTCAAGGGCGGCTACGGCATCGACTACGTCGAGTTCGCAGGCAAGCTCTTCGAGAAGAACCACTCAGGTTCCACCGCCAAGATCGCGCCGTCCACCGACATCGCCCAGGAACTGCAGCCGCGCTTCGTAGGCGGCAACCCGCCGGACCTGATCGACAACTCCGGCGCCAAGGCCATCGGTTTCAGCACCATCCTCGGCCAGCTCGAGGACCTCACGCCCCTGGTTGAGGCCAAGAACCTCGAGGGCAAGGTCATCAAGGACACCCTGTACACCGGCGTACTGGCTCCAGGCACCTTCGACGGCAAGCTTGCTGCCCTCAACTACGTCCTGACGGTCTACGCCGTGTGGTACTCCGACTCCCTCCTGAAGGAAAACGGTTGGACCGTTCCGAAGACCTGGGATGAGATGTACACCCTCGGTGAGCAGGCCAAGGCCAAGGGCAAGTACCTCTTCGTCTGGGGCAAGGAAGCGGCCACGTACTACCAGGAACTGGCCATCGCGTCCGCCATCAAGGAAGGCGGCGACGAGGTTCGCCTCGCCCTGGAGAACCTCAAAGCCGACTGCTGGTCACACCCGGCCATCCAGTCCGTCTTCACTGCGCTGGACAAGATCGTCAAGGCTGGCTTCTTCAAGCCTGGCGGTTCCGGCACGCAGTTCACCGCCGCGCAGGCACAGTGGAGCAACGCGCAGGAAGCCGTGTTCTACCCTTCGGGTTCCTGGATCGAAAACGAAATGAAGGACCAGACCAAGGCCGGCTTCAACATGATGGGCACCCCGGCCCCGTCCGTGAGCGCAAGCCCAAAGATGCCGCAGACCGCACTTCACAGTGCTGCAGGCGAACCGTTCATTGTCCCCTCCCAGGGCAAGAACGCCGCTGGCGGCAAGGAACTGCTCCGCATCATGCTCTCCAAGGAAGCAGCCACCAACTTCGCCAAGACCAAGCTGGCTCCCACCATCGTCAAGGACACCGTTCCGGCCGATGGCTTCGGTTCAACCGCCCTGGTTTCGCAGACGAAGATGCTCAGCGATGCCGGTGAGAACATCTACACCTGGAACTTCATCGACCTGTACGGCACCAACAAGGACCAGCTGGTTGTTTGGAACACCTTCCTGGATGGCAAGTCCGACGTCGCTACATTGACGTCCGCGCTCCAGAACATCACCGACAAGGTCCGTAACGACAGCTCGGTCAAGAAGATCGAAGTGAAGTGA